In Prunus dulcis chromosome 1, ALMONDv2, whole genome shotgun sequence, the following are encoded in one genomic region:
- the LOC117616570 gene encoding AAA-ATPase At5g57480, producing the protein MKEYWTSLASLLGVLAFCQSLLQTVFPPELRFAFVKLFNKIFHWFSSYYYFDITEIDGVNTNELYNAVQLYLSSTVSISGSRLSLTRALNSSAITFGLSNNDCMVDAFDGVTVLWEHVVTQRQSQTFSWRPLPEEKRGFTLRIKKKDKYLILNSYLDFIMDKANEIRRKNQDRLLYTNSRGGSLDSRGHPWESVPFKHPSTFDTLAMDPKVKKEIMNDLKDFANGQAFYQKTGRAWKRGYLLYGPPGTGKSSMIAAMANFLGYDIYDLELTEVHTNSELRKLLMKTSSKSIIVIEDIDCSINLTNRKKNNGGGGGASARTYYDSMEMRGGGGGVSVPGEEGGGGNSITLSGLLNFTDGLWSCCGSERIFVFTTNHIEKLDPALLRSGRMDMHIFMSHCSYPALKILLKNYLGYEEGDLDEEIGKEFEGVLEKAGMTPADVSEVLIKNRRDKGNAVRELLEALKARAEKNNAVGGSREKVNGGHDLEEEEEEEEQEKRALESPKEEGCDFVEDSCKKGDEKDPKEDNEIIEK; encoded by the coding sequence ATGAAAGAGTATTGGACTTCTTTGGCCTCTTTGCTAGGCGTTTTAGCCTTCTGCCAGAGCCTCCTCCAAACAGTCTTCCCACCAGAGCTTCGCTTCGCCTTCGTGAAGCTCTTCAACAAGATCTTCCACTGGTTCTCCTCCTACTACTACTTCGACATCACGGAGATCGATGGGGTCAACACCAACGAGCTCTACAACGCCGTCCAGCTCTACCTGAGCTCCACCGTCTCCATCTCCGGCAGCCGCCTCAGCCTGACACGTGCCCTCAACTCCAGCGCCATCACTTTTGGGCTCTCTAACAATGACTGCATGGTGGACGCCTTCGATGGCGTCACCGTCCTCTGGGAGCACGTGGTCACGCAAAGGCAATCCCAGACGTTCTCATGGCGGCCATTACCGGAGGAGAAAAGAGGCTTCACTCTGCGCATCAAGAAGAAAGACAAGTACCTCATTCTCAACAGTTACTTGGATTTCATAATGGACAAGGCCAACGAAATTCGAAGGAAAAACCAGGATCGGCTTCTGTACACAAATTCGAGAGGTGGGTCGTTGGATTCTCGAGGCCATCCTTGGGAATCTGTGCCCTTCAAGCATCCAAGCACGTTTGACACATTGGCTATGGACCCAAAGGTGAAGAAGGAGATTATGAATGATCTCAAGGACTTTGCCAATGGCCAAGCCTTTTACCAGAAGACAGGGCGCGCTTGGAAAAGAGGGTACCTTCTGTATGGCCCTCCAGGCACTGGGAAGTCAAGTATGATTGCTGCAATGGCTAATTTTCTTGGGTATGATATTTATGATCTTGAGCTCACTGAGGTGCACACGAACTCTGAGCTGAGGAAATTGCTGATGAAGACAAGTTCCAAGTCTATTATTGTGATTGAGGATATAGATTGTTCAATTAATTTGACTAACAGGAAGAAGAacaatggtggtggtggaggagctTCTGCTAGGACTTATTATGATTCAATGGAAATGAGAGGAGGTGGGGGTGGTGTTTCAGTTCCTGGAGaagaaggtggtggtggaaaTTCAATTACACTTTCTGGGTTGTTGAATTTCACTGATGGGTTGTGGTCTTGTTGTGGGAGTGAGAGGATTTTTGTGTTCACAACCAACCACATTGAGAAGCTTGACCCGGCATTGCTGAGAAGTGGAAGAATGGATATGCATATATTCATGAGCCACTGTTCATATCCAGCGTTGAAGATTCTGCTGAAGAACTATTTGGGGTATGAGGAGGGTGATTTGGATGAGGAGATTGGGAAGGAGTTTGAAGGGGTTTTGGAAAAAGCTGGAATGACACCAGCTGATGTGAGTGAGGTGTTGATCAAGAACCGGCGCGATAAGGGCAACGCCGTGAGGGAATTGTTGGAGGCATTGAAGGCAAGGGCAGAGAAGAACAATGCAGTGGGTGGTTCAAGGGAAAAGGTTAACGGAGGCCATGatttggaggaggaggaggaggaagaagagcaGGAGAAGAGGGCCTTGGAGAGCCCTAAAGAAGAAGGGTGTGACTTTGTTGAGGACAGCTGCAAGAAAGGTGATGAGAAGGATCCAAAAGAAGACAATGAGAttatagaaaaatga